From one Triticum urartu cultivar G1812 chromosome 3, Tu2.1, whole genome shotgun sequence genomic stretch:
- the LOC125547491 gene encoding putative serine/threonine-protein kinase-like protein CCR3, giving the protein MALAGVGDAAAVTQLIGQAIGLVAMIIRAVDTVRQNRLECEHLACRVSTVDGVLSNLPRDQEMAPPLKVLNNTLEEAHRMVIACQNRGAASHFFGSRRHADCFNQVNNRIISDIVILNLSLNSYMARRHSNQVLQPSHIGVPTATIAMAPWPGSSSAPLQTLMVVSQQSQVSSISSDNPRALTWAEIAAATSFSVELGRGSSGRVYKGRLQFQFHFHHGTEVAVKVLEQYRRQGVEDAFMAESNILSGLRHDHIVRLVGWCAEQDYRMLVYEHMGKGTLRDHLQHFGCGPSSSPVTTSWETRVEVLLGVARAIHYLHRGADPLVIHRNVSSSNILLDGANWTPRLSGFGSAVFQAAGVEEHGGQLVEEVVGTPGYIEPEYSGTHRVSAASDVYSFGVVVLEALTGRPPDIYGVTLGLLVDSVLPSVQEGKLREVLDGHSALQPTPRQMEALDLVAYTASRCLCPRGHNRLAMSDVVANLHRALETIRSN; this is encoded by the coding sequence ATGGCGTTGGCGGGGGTGGGGGATGCGGCGGCGGTGACACAGCTCATCGGGCAGGCCATCGGGCTCGTCGCCATGATCATCCGGGCGGTGGACACGGTACGCCAGAACAGGCTGGAGTGTGAGCACCTCGCCTGCCGCGTGTCCACGGTCGACGGGGTGCTGTCTAACCTGCCGCGGGACCAGGAGATGGCGCCGCCGCTCAAGGTGCTGAACAACACGCTTGAGGAGGCGCACCGCATGGTCATCGCCTGCCAGAACCGGGGCGCCGCCAGCCACTTCTTCGGATCCCGCCGCCACGCCGATTGCTTCAATCAAGTCAACAACAGGATTATCTCCGACATCGTCATCCTCAACCTCAGCCTAAACAGCTACATGGCTCGGCGACACTCCAACCAAGTCCTTCAACCCAGTCACATCGGCGTACCGACTGCCACAATAGCCATGGCGCCGTGGCCAGGCTCCAGCTCTGCCCCCCTGCAGACGCTGATGGTGGTGTCGCAGCAGTCGCAGGTAAGCTCGATCTCCAGCGATAACCCCAGGGCGCTCACGTGGGCGGAGATTGCAGCCGCGACCAGCTTTTCCGTCGAGCTCGGCAGAGGCAGCTCGGGGAGGGTATACAAGGGCCGTCTCCAGTTCCAGTTCCACTTCCACCACGGCACGGAGGTGGCCGTGAAGGTGCTGGAACAGTACAGGCGTCAGGGCGTGGAGGACGCGTTCATGGCGGAGAGCAACATCCTTTCCGGTCTCCGGCACGACCACATCGTCCGCCTCGTCGGCTGGTGCGCGGAGCAGGATTACCGCATGCTGGTGTACGAGCATATGGGCAAAGGCACGCTTAGAGACCACCTTCAGCATTTCGGCTGTGGGCCTAGCTCGTCGCCGGTGACGACGTCCTGGGAGACGCGCGTGGAGGTGCTGCTGGGCGTGGCCCGGGCCATCCACTACCTGCACCGCGGCGCCGATCCGCTGGTCATCCATCGCAACGTCAGCTCGTCCAACATCCTCCTGGACGGCGCCAACTGGACGCCGCGCCTGTCCGGCTTCGGCTCAGCGGTGTTTCAAGCGGCGGGTGTGGAGGAGCACGGCGGCCAGCTCGTCGAGGAGGTCGTCGGCACGCCGGGTTACATAGAACCGGAGTACAGCGGCACGCACCGCGTGAGCGCGGCGAGCGATGTGTACAGCTTCGGGGTGGTGGTGCTGGAGGCGCTGACGGGGAGGCCACCGGACATCTACGGCGTCACGCTCGGCCTCCTCGTCGACTCCGTGCTCCCGAGCGTACAGGAGGGAAAGCTGCGGGAGGTGCTGGATGGCCACTCGGCGCTGCAGCCGACGCCGCGTCAGATGGAGGCGCTGGATCTCGTGGCATACACGGCGAGCCGCTGCCTGTGCCCGCGCGGGCACAACCGGCTGGCCATGTCTGATGTCGTGGCCAACCTCCACAGGGCGCTCGAGACCATACGCAGCAATTAA